AAAAAGTGGCAGAAGACATTTTCAAGACAAAAAAATCTGCCGGCAAAATCATCCTAGTTGGAGGTCCTGCTATTGTTCATACTGGTGCAGCCAATTCTATCGCAGAGCTGATTAGGCTAGGGTACATTGATGGTGTTCTTGCCGGAAATGCTTTGGCAGTACATGACATTGAATATGCGACACTTGGAACATCGCTTGGCATGAATGTCCATGATGGCTCACTTGCAATCAAGGGCCATAGGAACCATATGGACACAATAAATGCAGTATTTCGGGCAGGCTCTATTTCTGAGATGGTCAAAAAAGGAACATTGAAGCGTGGAATAATGTATGAATGCGTCAAAAAGAAAATCCCGTTCATCTTGGCAGGCTCTATTAGGGATGATGGGCCATTGCCTGATGTCATTACTGATACGGCAGTCGCTCAACATGAATACAAAAAGGTACTCAAGGACGCAAAAATGGTAATTATGATATCAACGATGCTTCATTCTATTGCTACTGGCAACATGCTTCCAGCAAACGTAAAGGTTATCGTGGTTGACATTAACCAGCCAACGGTTACAAAGCTGATGGATAGGGGTACATGGCAGGCACTGGGAATAGTCACTGATGTTGGGGCGTTTTTGCCGCTGATTTCCCAAGAGATCAAAAAGATACGAAAATAGATTAT
The genomic region above belongs to Nitrososphaerota archaeon and contains:
- a CDS encoding TIGR00300 family protein, with amino-acid sequence MTKFSSEVEVRGHLIDSMILTKIFDVIMDLGGEFEVLQMTVGKKKKEPSYAKLLIQGRNQGNLDKILEQVYREGATSTIGKNVMLKPAPKDMLMPEDFYSTTNNTTEILLSGKWITVDNMMMDKCIVVKGKRANCTPIRDIRKGDLIVVGETGVKITPPERPREGSNVFAFMGSSSSSERPTQHIAKKVAEDIFKTKKSAGKIILVGGPAIVHTGAANSIAELIRLGYIDGVLAGNALAVHDIEYATLGTSLGMNVHDGSLAIKGHRNHMDTINAVFRAGSISEMVKKGTLKRGIMYECVKKKIPFILAGSIRDDGPLPDVITDTAVAQHEYKKVLKDAKMVIMISTMLHSIATGNMLPANVKVIVVDINQPTVTKLMDRGTWQALGIVTDVGAFLPLISQEIKKIRK